A genomic window from Punica granatum isolate Tunisia-2019 chromosome 2, ASM765513v2, whole genome shotgun sequence includes:
- the LOC116193977 gene encoding BTB/POZ domain-containing protein FBL11-like has product MEIPIVNIVRSSLLLDDHNFIWYLEFMVDFLLQMHAVHSQHFADIPYRLLVSCLEHPYLTVDRLGNNIRVSLYNYIEMHLAEALSIWIDYNQRQVVHAGGCEYDFTDLLKHIRVSILPLSFAAGKRKSNYLSDLAYKSVQAIHSMKNPSVDWTDSFENDDFSHLRLRLTEYSEMVDLSGCPQITSALLFFSMLPYSYCMESMDPLLRNSFKESLRELDGVHKYSRLFSLQVLPVLCFEAVHKVDISKCLGLNIADAMQCFSKSFPSLRILKAAYLLNFEASDLPRLLEKCPLLIEVDLTHDTSPIPLAHPSPAMNPTCSCIDKNDNFEDAVLIMTPRCYSRFPKSNIARLTLEGRSDVRDDDLIHIANNCSFLCYLNLKGCSFVSDAAICYLLWSSLHLHALIVCDTRFGNNSVKALCCCGRVMTGTLPYPPAGWKNSDWLACKLQILHMGGCKGVDPGLLLRLMSRIKSVKSLCLRDTQLDDDALSSFPGSSLDSLDVSNTMISQSHLACIIRKNPGLKILKARGCKSIVQADSNCGRRLAPPSLPCEEVFIRLGNSCKLQEIALGWGFSSLALEALKPAITALSSLTVGLGGSLGEDALRQLPTICPNLESLTLYFQVLSDGIMSNILASLRHLKVLELCFCSGDISILSFKFSMPHLRKLGLQRVAASMTHDDLLVLARNCPNLTELCLVGCRRLSSDAQEIISREWPGLTYLHLEECGEVTRHGASSLFDCAALEVLFLRHNGRGIEKSFILDAVSKLPMLRQLSVDTCDAREGRFSIPKRKERQSFSAIKIARCQSRIRSLDIQSVKQRRWRVHRDTLVYLRDERTITEERL; this is encoded by the exons ATGGAAATTCCCATTGTCAATATAGTAAGATCATCTCTATTGCTAGACGATCACAACTTTATTTGGTATCTTGAATTTATGGTTGATTTTTTATTGCAGATGCATGCAGTGCATAGCCAACATTTTGCTGATATCCCATACAGACTGTTAGTCTCTTGTTTAGAGCACCCTTATTTGACGGTAGACAGGTTAGGTAATAATATCCGAGTTTCTCTGTACAATTACAT tgAGATGCATCTTGCTGAAGCACTTTCGATTTGGATTGATTATAATCAGAGACAAGTGGTGCATGCAGGCGGGTGTGAGTACGACTTCACTGATCTTTTGAAGCAC ATCCGTGTCAGTATATTGCCACTGTCATTTGCTGCAG ggaaaagaaaatccaaCTATTTATCTGATCTTGCATATAAATCCGTTCAAGCAATACACAGCATGAAGAATCCTTCTGTTGACTGGACAGATTCATTTGAAAATGACGACTTCAGTCATCTCAGGCTTCGGTTGACAGAATATTCTGAG ATGGTGGACCTTTCTGGTTGTCCTCAGATAACGTCTGCGCTTCTGTTTTTTTCCATGCTTCCTTATTCATATTGTATGGAATCCATGGATCCCTTATTGAGGAACAGCTTTAAAGAAAGTCTACGCGAGCTCGATGGAGTTCATAAATATTCTCGTCTGTTTTCCCTGCAAGTCCTGCCAGTTCTGTGTTTTGAAGCAGTTCACAAGGTTGATATATCCAAATGTCTGGGCCTTAATATTGCAGATGCCATGCAGTGCTTCAGCAAGTCATTTCCGTCTTTGAGAATACTAAAGGCAGCTTATCTATTAAACTTCGAGGCATCTGATTTGCCTCGTTTACTGGAGAAGTGCCCTTTGCTCATCGAAGTCGACTTAACTCATGATACTAGCCCTATTCCACTGGCCCATCCAAGTCCAGCTATGAATCCAACTTGCAGTTGCATAGACAAGAACGACAATTTTGAAGATGCGGTCTTGATCATGACACCTCGATGTTACTCAAGGTTCCCAAAATCAAATATTGCAAGACTCACATTAGAAGGCAGAAGTGATGTCCGTG ATGATGATCTCATCCACATTGCAAATAATTGCAGTTTCTTATGCTACCTAAACCTTAAAGGATGCTCCTTTGTGAGTGATGCTGCCATATGCTATCTCTTATGGAGCTCTCTGCACCTTCATGCGCTCATAGTATGCGATACTCGTTTTGGAAATAACTCGGTTAAAGCACTCTGCTGTTGTGGTCGAGTGATGACTGGAACATTACCTTATCCACCTGCTGGATGGAAAAACTCTGATTGGCTGGCTTGTAAACTTCAAATACTGCATATGGGTGGCTGCAAAG GCGTTGACCCAGGATTGCTGTTACGACTTATGTCTCGTATAAAGTCAGTGAAGAGCCTTTGCTTGAGGGACACTCAACTTGATGATGATGCGCTTTCTAGCTTCCCGGGTTCTTCCTTGGATTCGCTTGACGTGTCGAATACTATG ATTTCTCAGTCCCATTTGGCTTGTATAATTCGTAAAAATCCTGGTTTGAAGATTCTTAAGGCGAGGGGCTGTAAAAGTATCGTGCAAGCAGATAGTAATTGTGGGAGGAGACTAGCTCCTCCATCGTTACCTTGCGAGGAAGTCTTTATTCGCTTGGGTAATTCATGCAAATTGCAGGAAATTGCACTGGGATGGGGTTTTTCGAGCTTAGCACTAGAAGCTCTGAAACCTGCAATAACTGCCCTAAGTTCATTAACTGTGGGGTTGGGAGGATCTCTCGGAGAAGATGCACTTAGACAACTGCCAACTATTTGTCCGAATCTCGAGTCTTTGACTCTTTACTTTCAG GTTCTATCAGATGGGATCATGTCAAATATCCTAGCATCTTTGAGGCACTTGAAAGTTTTGGAACTGTGCTTCTGTTCGGGGGATATATCAATATTGAGTTTCAAGTTTTCGATGCCACATTTAAGGAAGTTGGGGCTTCAAAGAGTAGCAGCTTCGATGACCCATGATGACTTGCTCGTGCTGGCTCGGAACTGTCCAAATTTGACAGAGCTCTGCTTGGTGGGCTGTAGGCGTCTCAGTTCAG ATGCCCAGGAGATAATCTCTCGTGAATGGCCAGGATTGACATATCTGCATCTAGAG GAATGTGGTGAAGTAACCCGGCATGGAGCTTCCTCTCTCTTTGATTGTGCAGCTCTCGAAGTCCTCTTCCTGCGTCATAAT GGGCGGGGTATAGAGAAAAGTTTCATTCTGGATGCGGTTTCCAAG CTACCTATGCTTAGGCAGCTATCGGTGGATACATGCGATGCAAGGGAAGGTCGCTTCAGCATTCCAAAA CGCAAGGAGAGGCAATCCTTCAGTGCTATTAAGATAGCAAGATGCCAGTCGCGGATAAGATCTCTGGACATCCAATCTGTGAAACAGCGAAGGTGGCGAGTACACAGGGATACATTAGTCTATCTGCGCGATGAAAGAACGATAACGGAAGAAAGGCTGTAG